A genomic window from Salvia miltiorrhiza cultivar Shanhuang (shh) chromosome 5, IMPLAD_Smil_shh, whole genome shotgun sequence includes:
- the LOC130985279 gene encoding probable methyltransferase At1g29790, whose protein sequence is MGFTMGLNLLLLLAMVATNILSLYHLSSTIQSKPPAPPPVPDHLIHQLSTIRATINHLTSLSPSKKPPSAAAAAPAPSDLLLYTHFAPIGSSCRDNPILLHSYMNYTPFAPCPRDAPLAEDLILRGCHPLPRRRCFSPTPPAPATPLPADPFSPLPEKTALLNHHTCKTFSCFAGLKPEMGFDMRVEKSRYLTYRTDLDLPISQLLQLAKSAKSVIRLGLDIGGGTGTFAAQMKLQNVTVVTTTMNLGAPYNEAVAVRGLVPLHAPLQQRLPVFDGTLDLVRCGHAVNRWIPVTAMEFLFFDVDRVLRGGGYLLLDHFFSKKLDLEKVYTPLIGKLGYKKVKWAVANKGDASGIKNGEVYLTALLQKPLTRSSSK, encoded by the coding sequence atgggtTTCACGATGGGCCTGAACCTGCTCCTCCTCCTGGCCATGGTGGCCACCAACATCCTCTCCCTCTACCACCTCTCCTCCACCATCCAGTCCAAGCCCCCCGCCCCTCCCCCCGTCCCCGACCACCTCATCCACCAGCTCTCCACCATCCGCGCCACCATCAACCACCTCACCTCCCTCAGCCCCTCCAAGAAACccccctccgccgccgccgccgcccccgcCCCCTCCGATCTACTCCTCTACACCCACTTCGCCCCCATCGGCTCCTCCTGCAGGGACAACCCAATCCTCCTCCACAGCTACATGAACTACACCCCCTTCGCCCCCTGCCCCCGCGACGCCCCCTTAGCCGAGGATCTCATCCTCAGGGGCTGCCACCCCCTCCCCCGCCGCCGCTGCTTCTCCCCAACCCCTCCCGCCCCCGCGACCCCCCTCCCCGCCGATCCCTTCTCCCCCCTCCCCGAGAAAACCGCCCTACTCAACCACCACACCTGCAAGACCTTCTCCTGCTTCGCGGGCCTCAAACCGGAGATGGGATTCGACATGCGGGTCGAGAAATCGAGGTATTTAACTTACagaacggatctggatctcccAATTTCTCAGCTCCTGCAGCTGGCGAAATCCGCCAAGAGCGTAATCAGGCTAGGGCTCGACATCGGCGGCGGAACCGGAACCTTCGCAGCTCAGATGAAGCTGCAGAATGTGACCGTGGTGACCACCACCATGAATCTCGGCGCGCCGTACAATGAGGCGGTGGCGGTTAGGGGGCTGGTGCCGCTTCATGCGCCGCTGCAGCAGCGGCTGCCGGTGTTTGATGGGACCCTGGATCTCGTGCGCTGCGGCCACGCCGTGAACCGGTGGATACCGGTGACGGCGATGGAGTTCTTGTTTTTTGATGTGGATAGAGTGTTGAGAGGTGGGGGTTACTTGTTGTTGGACCATTTTTTCAGTAAAAAATTGGATCTTGAGAAGGTTTACACGCCGTTGATCGGGAAATTGGGGTACAAGAAGGTGAAGTGGGCTGTGGCTAACAAGGGTGATGCTAGTGGGATCAAGAATGGTGAGGTTTATTTGACTGCCCTCTTGCAGAAGCCATTGACTAGATCAAGCTCCAAATAA
- the LOC130985225 gene encoding LOW QUALITY PROTEIN: uncharacterized protein LOC130985225 (The sequence of the model RefSeq protein was modified relative to this genomic sequence to represent the inferred CDS: deleted 1 base in 1 codon), whose protein sequence is MAQDVQVQQDKASNACCAALQKKHSKLLGKYANLEGVKNTFRECTKMLEEKYNVVEKDNESLRKELEELKVQVNFWKDEKEKEAGRRTDLEDEVLALQDEVRLLKQNGGSASHGADEQLQERIAQAEEEIKQLKELLDQERGKAASEKRGAELEKKKADEALKKLEKGRNKISEMQKAANVERKKAEEYKLLWEKLQKETDDMKSILALEKSKSGDAEKKLEAEKQKAIRERKRADLAVTKSEEQQKLAETSLKKVNLEKDRADDLNRRLEQAKNRVEQLEGELLKHKCFEKSEDRLLLEKLRKETGDLKSMLALEKSKSEAAHKKVEVEKQKAIEERKRANLAVVKSEEQKKLTETNLKRAMSEKARADDLSRKLEEAKNRAENKELEVRKHISSGKSVEVKASPGSNAVHATDICTEMLKNDTQFSKWVKKMLSEKEHNIMREKKRADSAKKKAKKLTKNAEEYKKMSMEQKHRADQLSGQLEKYKLRLEELQKEMQEFVSCRIYAGTAPVIDNDIVFETDTVELLKKQLKLEKLLAKHAKEATKIEGFRNKMLQQELCHLKQESLQFQQRLNILDKSFLHGSKGIDQLKKICGQTTKREILGSDGDNSRLMSGIDSRMDPPYRGSNQKLLQSSAIYSSSASFSDRPLVGSQERGTFSIVTSSDLGEDIPNSKPKISDKMHNKQNVVKADNRTRSPIKNSSSKRRVVLHEKKRIHGALESVENLYVKGEKYHQQVSEKLAILHDIRNGQVDEPPEESLKGTSCRELSRPLKKRKTSSEGTVTIHHLQDSGMSKGMTDSDINNSDACIPASSPGSDAVRSDCGFEDGTNNILGHSLCTTPDFDQMVTGDYMKLLDIADEDSYRRAIARPLSPILPEVEVVSSEMLVCTSFQERLSNVRSHPVIEMENNLTNAVSNGSVPLLLQMEHKSVDFSKDISPLAANDTHCKEIHFSSGKLGMPYLSGSGNKETIESGENGIASSRGKILKCFIVSSDNKDNSSILRILQTICSCMPQCSFNHSVEMFVQNVICTLHEAKDLSTREKACVFLSLILPEISELGLKNWTNGLSDNFVQVLGSVSMLFNPALSNPSLKMMVIESCGLSELLAIIEDFLQQSKVFVCGGISSESESHVTSKLNLILNGNPTLLLEVAASAHLLVAGGCLLASLCSAVDNIGYVCEISYSIIRMQKLDRPVMLAILHAFALICGSKYFTSSQYSIAMTVVKSVVIFLEEQTLSANCTSFSLSGVRNPSSILLCTHCPFSAGCSSCGRCPR, encoded by the exons ATGGCGCAGGATGTGCAGGTGCAGCAAGACAAGGCGTCCAATGCCTGCTGCGCCGCG TTGCAGAAGAAACACTCGAAGCTCTTGGGGAAGTATGCGAATCTTGAAGGGGTGAAGAATACGTTTCGCGAGTGCACGAAAATGTTGGAGGAGAAATATAATGTGGTCGAGAAAGATAACGAGAGTCTGAGAAAAG AATTGGAAGAACTCAAGGTGCAGGTTAATTTTTGGAAagatgagaaagagaaagaggcTGGTCGGCGTACTGATCTTGAGGATGAGGTTTTGGCACTGCAAGATGAGGTTCGATTGCTGAAGCAAAACGGCGGTTCTGCTTCTCACGGAGCAGATGAGCAGCTTCAAGAACGTATTGCTCAGGCTGAGGAAGAAATTAAGCAATTGAAGGAGCTTCTGGACCAAGAGAGGGGGAAGGCAGCTTCGGAAAAGAGAGGCGCTGAGTTGGAGAAGAAGAAAGCGGATGAGGCTTTGAAGAAGTTAGAGAAGGGAAGAAATAAGATTAGTGAAATGCAGAAGGCTGCTAATGTAGAGAGGAAAAAGGCTGAGGAGTATAAGCTTCTGTGGGAGAAGTTACAAAAAGAGACAGATGATATGAAGTCTATATTGGCATTGGAAAAATCTAAATCTGGAGATGCAGAGAAAAAATTGGAAGCAGAGAAACAGAAAGCCATTAGAGAAAGAAAAAGGGCTGACTTGGCAGTGACTAAATCTGAAGAGCAGCAAAAACTTGCTGAAACGAGTTTGAAGAAGGTGAATTTGGAGAAGGATCGAGCAGATGATTTGAATCGGAGGTTGGAACAAGCTAAGAATAGGGTTGAACAATTAGAGGGTGAGTTGCTTAAACACAAATGCTTTGAAAAATCTGAAGATAGGCTTTTGTTGGAGAAGTTAAGAAAGGAAACTGGTGATTTAAAGTCAATGTTGGCTTTGGAGAAATCTAAATCTGAAGCTGCTCACAAGAAAGTGGAGGTGGAGAAACAGAAAGCcattgaagaaagaaaaaggGCAAACTTGGCAGTGGTCAAATCTGAAGAGCAAAAGAAACTTACTGAAACGAATTTGAAGAGGGCCATGTCTGAGAAAGCTCGAGCAGATGATTTGAGTCGGAAGTTGGAAGAGGCTAAGAATAGAGCTGAAAACAAAGAGCTCGAGGTACGTAAACATATATCCTCTGGGAAGTCAGTTGAGGTCAAAGCCAGTCCTGGCAGCAATGCAGTACATGCCACTGATATATGCACTGAAATGCTAAAGAATGATACCCAATTCTCTAAATGGGTGAAAAAGATGCTTTCGGAGAAAGAGCATAATATTATGAGGGAGAAAAAGCGAGCAGATTCAGCAAAAAAGAAAGCAAAGAAACTGACAAAAAATGCAGAAGAATACAAAAAGATGTCCATGGAACAAAAACATCGCGCAGATCAACTATCTGGACAGTTGGAGAAGTACAAGCTCAGGTTAGAAGAGTTGCAGAAGGAAATGCAGGAGTTTGTTTCATGTAGAATTTACGCCGGCACTGCACCAGTAATAGACAATGATATCGTTTTTGAAACTGATACAGTTGAACTTCTAAAGAAACAATTGAAGCTAGAAAAGTTGCTTGCAAAACATGCCAAGGAAGCAACAAAGATAGAAGGTTTTCGTAACaagatgctacaacaagaattaTGTCACCTAAAGCAGGAGAGTCTTCAGTTCCAACAGCGCTTGAATATACTAGATAAGAGTTTCTTGCATGGCTCCAAAGGTATAGATCAGTTAAAAAAG ATTTGCGGTCAGACCACTAAAAGAGAAATATTAGGCTCTGATGGGGATAACAGTCGACTCATGTCAGGTATAGATTCTAGGATGGATCCTCCATATCGAGGTTCCAACCAAAAACTGTTACAGAGTTCTGCCATATATTCCAGTTCAGCATCTTTTTCTGATAGACCCTTGGTGGGATCACAGGAAAGAGGCACATTCTCTATTGTGACATCATCTGACCTGGGGGAGGATATACCAAACTCCAAACCAAAGATATCTGATAAGATGCACAACAAGCAAAATGTAGTTAAAGCTGATAACAGAACTAGAAGTCCAATTAAAAACAGTTCTAGTAAAAGAAGAGTTGTCTTGCATGAAAAGAAGAGGATTCATGGTGCACTAGAGTCTGTAGAAAATTTGTATGTTAAGGGTGAGAAGTATCATCAACAGGTGTCTGAAAAACTAGCCATATTGCATGATATTCGCAATGGCCAAGTGGATGAACCTCCAGAAGAGAGTCTGAAAGGAACTTCTTGCAGGGAGCTCTCTAGACCTCTCAAGAAGAGAAAAACCTCTTCAGAGGGAACAGTAACCATTCATCATCTGCAAGACTCTGGGATGTCAAAAGGAATGACCGATTCTGATATCAATAACTCAGATGCCTGTATACCTGCTTCATCACCAGGGTCTGATGCAGTCAGATCTGATTGTGGTTTTGAGGATGGAACAAATAATATTTTAGGACACAGCCTGTGCACTACTCCTGATTTTGACCAGATGGTCACTGGTGACTATATGAAGTTGCTAGACATCGCTGATGAAGACTCCTATCGTAGAGCTATTGCCAGGCCCCTATCTCCTATTCTGCCTGAGGTTGAAGTAGTTAGCTCTGAGATGCTGGTATGTACGAGTTTCCAAGAGAGGTTGTCAAATGTGAGAAGTCATCCAGTTATTGAAATGGAGAATAATCTCACTAATGCAGTATCTAATGGCTCTGTTCCTTTACTGTTACAAATGGAGCATAAGTCTGTTGACTTCTCCAAAGATATATCTCCACTGGCAGCAAATGATACTCATTGCAAAGAAATCCATTTTTCAAGTGGGAAGTTGGGAATGCCATATCTTTCTGGTTCTGGAAACAAGGAAACTATTGAATCAGGTGAAAATGGGATTGCATCTAGCCGTGGTAAGATTTTGAAGTGTTTTATTGTATCCTCAGACAACAAAGACAATTCCAGCATTTTGAGGATCCTTCAGACAATTTGTAGTTGCATGCCACAATGTTCTTTTAATCATTCAGTGGAGATGTTCGTTCAAAATGTTATATGCACCCTTCATGAAGCTAAAGATCTCTCAACTAG GGAAAAGGCATGCGTGTTCTTGTCGTTAATACTGCCTGAAATTTCTGAACTTGGACTGAAGAACTGGACAAATGGTTTGAGTGATAATTTTGTTCAGGTTCTTGGTTCGGTGAGCATGCTCTTCAACCCAG CACTATCCAATCCATCTTTGAAAATGATGGTTATTGAGTCGTGTGGTTTGTCTGAACTGCTTGCTATCATTGAAGATTTTCTTCAACAGAGTAAAGTTTTTGTCTGTGGTGGCATATCGTCCGAGTCAGAGTCCCATGTTACTTCCAAATTGAACCTCATTTTAAATGGCAATCCCACATTGCTGTTGGAAGTGGCTGCCTCAGCTCATCTGTTGGTTGCAGGGGGTTGTCTGTTAGCATCATTGTGCTCCGCTGTTGACAATATTGGTTATGTTTGTGAGATATCATACAGCATTATTAGAATGCAGAAGCTTGACCGTCCAGTAATGTTGGCTATTCTTCATGCTTTTGCCCTCATATGTGGCTCCAAATACTTTACCTCTTCA CAGTACTCCATAGCTATGACTGTGGTAAAATCCGTGGTTATATTTCTTGAGGAGCAAACTTTGTCAGCCAATTGTACATCATTTTCCCTGTCAGGTGTTAGAAACCCATCTAGCATCTTGTTGTGCACACATTGTCCATTCTCAGCAGGGTGCAGTTCCTGTGGAAGATGTCCGCGGTGA
- the LOC130985272 gene encoding two-pore potassium channel 3-like, giving the protein MDEPLLSYINPGRSLPPLRPLPENNEICIPPPITPSSREIKDMLIFGSPSSSSGFKDSNSIFRDALSASLASPRLGNTESERLNLDTNTKKSSHDPESLQSWLIDPNYPASKSNLHRSKTAPAMATINEIDHCSHEKPPQFGTPSIVKQGVILLIIYLSFGVIIYSLNMDSFTATRTHPVVDALYFCIVTMCTIGYGDITPDSTATKLFSITFVLVGFGFIDILLSGMVSYMLDLQENYLLKTIKGGGAHDARSYIIDVKKGRMRIRMKVALALGVVVLCIGVGVAVMHFVEKLDLLDSFYLSVMSVTTVGYGDRAFKSLPGRLFASIWLLVSTLAVARAFLYLAELRVDRRHRRMAKWVLGQDMTVAQFLAADIDNNGFVTKSEFVVYKLKEMGKVTEKDILQICKQFERLDAGNCGKITLADLMESHHS; this is encoded by the exons ATGGACGAGCCGCTCCTCTCTTACATTAACCCCGGCAGGTCCCTCCCGCCGCTCCGCCCTCTGCCGGAAAACAATGAAATCTGCATTCCGCCGCCCATCACCCCATCAtcccgagaaatcaaagacatGCTCATTTTCGGCTCGCCCTCATCCTCATCAGGTTTCAAAGATTCCAACTCAATTTTTCGCGATGCGTTGAGCGCATCCCTCGCCTCTCCCAGACTTGGTAACACCGAGAGCGAAAGGTTGAATCTTGACACCAATACTAAGAAATCGAGCCATGACCCAGAGAGCCTACAGTCATGGCTGATTGACCCCAATTATCCAGCCTCGAAGAGCAACCTTCACCGCTCCAAAACGGCGCCAGCTATGGCGACAATCAATGAAATTGATCATTGCTCGCATGAGAAGCCGCCGCAGTTTGGTACGCCCTCAATTGTAAAGCAGGGTGTGATTCTGTTGATCATCTACTTGAGCTTTGGTGTAATTATATACTCTTTGAATATGGATTCTTTCACGGCCACTCGGACTCACCCCGTTGTAGATGCTTTGTATTTCTGCATTGTCACTATGTGTACAATTGGTTACGGTGATATAACTCCTGATAGCACTGCGACCAAGCTCTTTTCCATCACTTTCGTGCTTGTGGGATTCGGTTTCATCGATATTTTGCTAAGTGGGATGGTTAGTTACATGCTTGATTTGCAAGAGAACTATCTGTTGAAGACTATCAAGGGTGGGGGTGCTCATGATGCTCGCTCTTACATCATCGATGTGAAGAAGGGGAGGATGAGGATACGGATGAAGGTGGCGTTGGCATTAGGCGTTGTGGTCCTCTGCATCGGAGTAGGGGTTGCTGTTATGCATTTTGTGGAGAAGCTTGATTTGTTGGATTCATTCTATCTGTCTGTTATGTCTGTCACCACCGTTGGATATGGGGATAGGGCGTTTAAGTCTTTGCCTGGGAGGCTTTTTGCGTCTATTTGGTTGCTCGTGTCGACACTTGCTGTGGCTAGAGCCTTTCTCTACTTGGCTGAGCTGAGGGTTGATAGGCGGCACAGGAGGATGGCTAAGTGGGTGCTCGGACAGGATATGACTGTCGCACAGTTTCTTGCTGCAGATATTGATAACAATGGCTTTGTGAC TAAATCTGAATTTGTAGTATACAAGCTCAAGGAGATGGGCAAGGTCACAGAGAAAGACATTTTACAGATATGCAAGCAGTTTGAACGGCTAGATGCAGGAAACTGTGGAAAGATAACTCTTGCAGATCTTATGGAAAGTCACCATTCATAA